The Aptenodytes patagonicus chromosome 10, bAptPat1.pri.cur, whole genome shotgun sequence genome includes a region encoding these proteins:
- the LOC143165211 gene encoding uncharacterized protein LOC143165211 codes for MPLRRAQAEHSLNPNSSLWDMDYEGLLHSKKTLPGTVGSYKPSSLFRSRSLLSHQGRRSLLSQNLGQKPQEKRLSCDMLLKLSRYILMDTFGPSLAWNLFRFYNCDREVNLPKIRIGPLKVAQHKVKPFLLRRVLQLLRNMGVLSEAQQSKAFSLLKKQMLKPRKTSLKPKVEQSGRYIRRRGDFGISNAFWCWLSGVVRPGSEPALSIGAELEPGLRVLNPKQEVCDEAGRRQSLSAEEETLDEGLYGVRRAVAADGPL; via the exons AACATAGCCTGAATCCCAACAGTTCTTTGTGGGATATGGATTATGAAGGACTGTTGCACAGTAAGAAAACCCTTCCCGGGACCGTGGGCTCGTACAAaccctccagcctgttcaggagCCGTTCTCTCCTGAGTCACCAAGGAAGGAGAAGTTTGCTAAGTCAGAACCTGGGCCAGAAACCACAAGAAAAGCGGCTGTCCTGTGACATGCTCCTTAAACTTTCCAGATATATTTTAATGGATACCTTTGGACCTAGCTTGGCCTGGAATCTCTTTCGGTTTTATAACTGTGATCGAGAAGTCAACCTGCCCAAAATTCGTATCGGTCCTCTCAAGGTGGCCCAGCACAAGGTGAAGCCGTTCTTGCTACGCAGGGTGCTTCAGCTCCTCAGGAATATGGGAGTGTTGTCTGAAGCTCAGCAGTCCAAGGCCTTCTCTCTGCTCAAGAAGCAAATGCTTAAACCAAGGAAAACATCGTTAAAGCCCAAAGTGGAACAAAGTGGTAGGTATATAAGGAGGAGAGGTGATTTTGGTATCTCAAATGCTTTCTGGTGCTGGCTGAGCGGAGTCGTGAGGCCAGGCTCC GAGCCGGCACTCAGCATTGGGGCTGAGCTAGAGCCAGGGCTCAGAGTGCTCAACCCTAAGCAGGAGGTCTGTGATGAGGCGGGTAGGAGGCAGTCGCTCTCTGCAGAAGAGGAGACGCTAGACGAGGGCCTGTACGGCGTGCGGAGGGCAGTCGCCGCAGATGGGCCATTGTAA